ATCCGATATTTCCCTCGACGTCGGCGTAGACCTGGTTCTCCGACGGGGATCCCCAGCGGTTCATGGCTCCCAGGAACTCGTCCCAGTTCTCGGCGCGCATATAGTCGATGCTGCCGAAGTAAGGCGCCATGCCCGGCTCCAGCCAGGCGGCCCGCACGGCGTAGGCCTTGTTGTTCGCCTCGTCCACGTGGAGGACCGGGCCGTGCCGGGTATAGCGGAGACCCACCTTGCGGTCGGACTGGCCCTTGACCGGGATCTCGTCGGCCACGGTCGCCATGGACTCCCAGCGGCCCTGGTAACTGTACTGGGACCGGTCGGCCGGGTTCAGGTCGTAGACGTAGAGGTCTTCCTGGTCGATGGAGAAGATCGTCAGGCCGAAGGCGATCTTGCCGTTGTGGCCGATCGAGATGCCGGGAAGCGACGGCTCGCCCGCGCCGATCACGCTGAAGCCCGGTCCGTTCAGGTGGGTGATGTAGCGCAGCGACGGCGCGCCATGGGCCCGGTGGGGATCGTTGGCCAGGATCGCCCTGCCGGTCGTGGTCTTTTCAGGGGCGATAGCCCAGTTGTTGCTGCCGAGCGCCGTCGGCTCGATCTCGGGCTCCCGCTCGAACTCCAGTTCCGCCCGCTGGCCGCCCGCCAGCTTCTCCTTGGTGAAGGTGACGCCGCCGGTGCCGAGCTTGTACGCCTGCGCCACCTGGGGCGGTATCGCACAGGGGTCGAGCCCCTCCGGCACCTTCGTATCCCAACCCGTCGTCTCGGCATCGACCTCCAGGCTGCGGCGCATCAGGTCGGTCTCGAGGTCGGCGGCGCAGGCCACGGCGGCGCGCTCGATCTCGCTGTCGAGATTCCGGGTCAGGCCGTGGCTGCGGATGCGCACCACGTCTTCCGGCAGCCAGTAGGACGGCTGGTATCCCAGAAGCTTGAACTCCATCGGCAGCAGGTCGGCGTCCTGCCGCGCGAGGGTGACGAACGCGTTCACTCCGTCGGTGTACCGCTGGGCGATCCGCTTCGCATCGGACCCGTACGCCAGCCATTCCCGGTACATGTCGCCGCGGTACAGGAACTGCCGTGCCATCCGGTCCTGCTCGACATAGGCCGGGCCAAAATCGCGGGCGAGTTCGCCCAGGCCGCGCTTCCGCCACAGGTCGATCTGCCAGAGCCGGTCGCGCGCCGCGTTGAAGCCCTGCACGAAGAAAACGTCGTAAGTATCTTCCGCATAAAGGTGTGGGACGCCCCAGCGGTCGACGATGATCTCGGCCGGGGTGGTCAGGCCGGCGACCCTGTAGGTCGTCTCCGCGACCCGCGCGGGCGATCCGGTCTGTGCCGTGGCGGCCGTCCCCATCAGCGCCAGGAGCGAGCAGGCCGCAAGCGCCCGCTTCGTGAACTTTTCCATTTATCCTCCCTTTTTTCCTTCAACCGCTGAACTTTCGGTTGAACGCAGTCTATTCGGCCCGTCCGACATCAGGACAGGGTTCCGATCCGGGAAGAGCTTCATGGCAGGCATGCCCGACTTTCATCCGGGCGTGCGGGAACAGGCTGGCCCCCGATGCATTTCACTATGTTGCCCCGATTGAACGAATGCTGGAGACTTTCGCGCCTATCGACCTAAATGACCGTATCGGCAAGCAAACGGCAGCCATCGAACAGAAGGAGGAACCAAGCCATGGCAGAACCAGCAATGAATCGTCGTGCCCTGCTCGGCACCGCAGCGGCCATGACCGCGGCTGCGGCGGCAGGCCCGCTTGTCGCCGGCAGTGCCCAGGCCCAGGGCGCACCGCCGCAGGCCAACGCCCAGCTTCCGGGAGCCTTCCGCTACAAGGTCGGGTCGTTCGAGGTGACATCCCTGTTCGACGGGTACGGCACCCGGCCCATGAACGACCAGTTCGTCGTCAATGCGCCGCTCGATCAGGTGCAGGAAGCTTTGAGGGACGCGTTCAGGCCGACCGACAGTCTCCGCATCACCTACACTCCGGCGGTTGTCCATACCGGCAGCCAGATCGTCCTGCTCGACGCCGGGTCCGGCGGCAAGCTGGGGCCGACCACCGGCATGATGAGTCGGAACATGGCCGCGGCCGGGATCGAGCCGGCCTCGATCACCACCCTGGTGATCTCCCATTTCCACGGCGACCACATCTCGGGGATCAAGGGCACCGACAACAGCCTCGCCTTTCCCAACGCCGAGATCCTGGTCCCGGAAGCGGAATGGGCCTATTGGATGGACGATGGCGAGATGAGCCGGGCGCCGGCCGGACGGAAGCCGGCTTTCGAACTGGTCCGCTCAACCTTCGGCGATCTCGGCGACCGGGTCCGGCGCTACAAATCCGACGAGGAGATCATCCCCGGTTTCACCGCCGTCGAGGCCCACGGCCATACGCCCGGCCATACCGCGCTCCAGATCTCGTCAGGCAACGAAACGGTCATGGCGCTGGCCGACACCACCAACGTCCCGTTCCTGTTCGTGCGGAACCCCGACTGGTCGGCGGTGTTTGACATGGATGCCGATATGGCCCGGGCGACGCGCCGAAGACTGCTCGACCGGATCGCGGCTGACCGCGTCCTGGCGTTCGGTTACCATTGGGGCCTGCCCAATGCCGGCCATATCCGCCGCGAAGGCTCGGGATACGAGTTCGCACCGCTGAATTACGTACAGACCCTCTGATCGACCCGGGTGACGGAACGGGAAAGGTAGGACTTCATGAAGCTAGACGGTTCATGCCGCTGCGGCGCGGTCAAGTTCTCCCTGAACTCCCCTACGCCTGTCCCCTTCATGTACTGCTATTGCTCGATCTGCCGGAAAAGCGCCGGCGGCGGCGGTTACGCCATCAATCTCGGCGGCGACGCCGACACCCTGGTGGTTCTTCAAGGCAAGGAGGAGATCGCGACGTGGCGGGCTCCGATGCAGGATCCCGAACACCCAGGCGAGACCAGCCTTGGCACCTCGCACCGGCGTTTCTGCGCCAAGTGCGGGTCCGCCCTGTGGGCGGAGGACCCGGCTTGGCCGGACCTGGTCCACCCCTTCGCGTCGGCGATCGACACCCCGCTGCCTGTGCCGCCGGAGCGGGTCCATATCATGCTGGATTTCAAGGCGCCGTGGGTGACGGTACCCTCGGGACCGGGCGAGGTTCATTTCGCCCGGTATCCCGACCTGTCGCTGGAGGACTGGCATCGGCGCCACGGCCTGCTCGACCGGTGAAGCGGCCGGAGCCCTGCGTCAGCCCTGGCTCCAAGGCAGGCCGGACCGCTTCCAGCCGGCGACGGTGCCCCGGTGGCCCTGCTCATCCTTCGGCCCTTCGAAGCCGTCTTCGATGTTGAAGACCTGGGTGTAACCGTGTTGGGCGGCCAGTTTCGCGGCGGCCGTGCTGCGCACGCCGGAACGGCAGAGGAAATAGACCTTGTCCTCCGGCTCCACTCCTTCCACCCGCAGTTTGTGGATGAAGTCAGCCTCCACCTCCATTCCTGGATACACCTGCCACTGGATCCTGACCGGCGCCTTGCCGATCGAGGACATGTCCGGCTGTCCGACGAACGACCATTCGGGCGTTGTCCGGACATCCACCAACTTGGCGGAGGGGTCGGTCTTCAGTGCCTCCCATACGTCCTTCGGCTGCACGTTCGGAATGTCTTCGCTCATTGTTCCAAGCTCTCCCTTCAGGTTCGTGACGGGCCGGCGCGCCGGCCCGTCACTCTCCGGACGCTCGGGCGGGCGGTCAAGGGCGCATCATGGCACGGCCGGATCGCAGGGACGTCTCCAGGCGGCGCGCCTCGCGCTCGGCCTGGGCGGGACTCTTGAAGATACGGCCATCCAGTGCCCGTGCCGCGGCATCGGACGCGAAGAAGCGATATCCGCCGTCCTGGAGGACGACGACTCCGACGGCGTTTCCGGCCGTCTCTATGATGAAGGCGGGTGCTGTAGACATACTCAACTCCGAGAAGCCGCTTCGAGCGCGGCAGCGGTCTAACAGCGGGATCAGGTTTACGTTCCGTTCCGAACTTTCCGGACGGCATGGATGTGCGAAAACGAACATGCCGCGCCTCGCCTCTCCTTGCCGTTCCCCGACCCGGGCGGCTAGAAGGTCAGGACCATGACGCCCCCGACCGCGACGCCAGCCCCATCCCCGCCCTCGCCCGGCATCCGTTTCGCCGCCACGCTGACCGAGGGGCGGCTCGTCCAGCGCTATAAGCGCTTCCTGGCGGACGTGGCCATGTCGGACGGCGCCGTGGTGACCGCCCATGTGCCGAACTCGGGCGCCATGCTCGGCCTAAACGCCCCAGGGTCCCGGGTCTGGCTGTCCCGGTCGGACAACCCGGCGCGGAAGCTGGCCTATACCCTGGAACTGGTCGAATCCGACGGCCACCTGATCGGCGTCAACACGGGCCATCCCAATGCGATCGCCGCTGCCGCCGTCCGCGCCGGCGCGATCCCGGAACTGGCCGGCTACCCGACGGTGCGGCGCGAGGTCAAGTACGGGCGCAACTCCCGGATCGACCTGCTGCTCG
This Skermanella mucosa DNA region includes the following protein-coding sequences:
- a CDS encoding GFA family protein, encoding MKLDGSCRCGAVKFSLNSPTPVPFMYCYCSICRKSAGGGGYAINLGGDADTLVVLQGKEEIATWRAPMQDPEHPGETSLGTSHRRFCAKCGSALWAEDPAWPDLVHPFASAIDTPLPVPPERVHIMLDFKAPWVTVPSGPGEVHFARYPDLSLEDWHRRHGLLDR
- a CDS encoding penicillin acylase family protein; this encodes MEKFTKRALAACSLLALMGTAATAQTGSPARVAETTYRVAGLTTPAEIIVDRWGVPHLYAEDTYDVFFVQGFNAARDRLWQIDLWRKRGLGELARDFGPAYVEQDRMARQFLYRGDMYREWLAYGSDAKRIAQRYTDGVNAFVTLARQDADLLPMEFKLLGYQPSYWLPEDVVRIRSHGLTRNLDSEIERAAVACAADLETDLMRRSLEVDAETTGWDTKVPEGLDPCAIPPQVAQAYKLGTGGVTFTKEKLAGGQRAELEFEREPEIEPTALGSNNWAIAPEKTTTGRAILANDPHRAHGAPSLRYITHLNGPGFSVIGAGEPSLPGISIGHNGKIAFGLTIFSIDQEDLYVYDLNPADRSQYSYQGRWESMATVADEIPVKGQSDRKVGLRYTRHGPVLHVDEANNKAYAVRAAWLEPGMAPYFGSIDYMRAENWDEFLGAMNRWGSPSENQVYADVEGNIGWKPGGLTPVRPNWDGLLPVPGDGRYEWAGYRDMDELPVEYNPQRNWVGSANQNNLPPGYPNAEKKIGFEWTDPSRFNRISEVLDADRKFGLEDSMALQADTTSIQGRRVTALLDGLQSPDGEVAEALRLLTSWNGVLTADSAAGALYEVWFMKHLRSAVVRATVPKEAVELVDKGGVRSGEPAAIIAALEQPDQRLGSDPAEARNALLLDTLKPAIAEVKAKLGPDMQAWRWAGLHHGYFQHPLAAVVGDEERRLLDVGPFPKGGSGFTPNATTYRTSDFRITAGGSFKMVLDVGNWDASRAVNTPGQSGDPNSPHYRDLAPLWQQEQYFPLLYSRKEIEGAAAERIRLMPSN
- a CDS encoding rhodanese-like domain-containing protein, with the translated sequence MSEDIPNVQPKDVWEALKTDPSAKLVDVRTTPEWSFVGQPDMSSIGKAPVRIQWQVYPGMEVEADFIHKLRVEGVEPEDKVYFLCRSGVRSTAAAKLAAQHGYTQVFNIEDGFEGPKDEQGHRGTVAGWKRSGLPWSQG
- the sfsA gene encoding DNA/RNA nuclease SfsA; the protein is MRFAATLTEGRLVQRYKRFLADVAMSDGAVVTAHVPNSGAMLGLNAPGSRVWLSRSDNPARKLAYTLELVESDGHLIGVNTGHPNAIAAAAVRAGAIPELAGYPTVRREVKYGRNSRIDLLLEADGRPNAYVEVKNVHLRRRDRYGGTAAEFPDCVTARGAKHLLELADMVASGCRSVMLYLVQRTDCDHFRVAHDIDPAYHRGLVDARNAGVETLCYSCTVSPEAILLERPLPVHLELA
- a CDS encoding MBL fold metallo-hydrolase; amino-acid sequence: MAEPAMNRRALLGTAAAMTAAAAAGPLVAGSAQAQGAPPQANAQLPGAFRYKVGSFEVTSLFDGYGTRPMNDQFVVNAPLDQVQEALRDAFRPTDSLRITYTPAVVHTGSQIVLLDAGSGGKLGPTTGMMSRNMAAAGIEPASITTLVISHFHGDHISGIKGTDNSLAFPNAEILVPEAEWAYWMDDGEMSRAPAGRKPAFELVRSTFGDLGDRVRRYKSDEEIIPGFTAVEAHGHTPGHTALQISSGNETVMALADTTNVPFLFVRNPDWSAVFDMDADMARATRRRLLDRIAADRVLAFGYHWGLPNAGHIRREGSGYEFAPLNYVQTL